GCTTTTATGGTTTGAAGCCCCTCTGCAGTCCTGGGGGGCGGATTCAAAATTCGGACCCAGGGATACCATGGACTTTCCAACTAAGTCAGGGGTCCTGGGTTTACTCTGCGCTGCCCTTGGGGCTTCCGGTGAACAACGGGAACTGCTTGCGGAGATGGCGCCCTTAAGGCAGACCGTCATCTCCTATGTCAGGCCAGGCAGGGAACGGGAAACCACCCTGATGGATTTTCACATGGTCGGCAGCGGGTATGACGATTCCGATCCCTGGCAATCCCTGATGATTCCCAAAACAGCGGAGGGGAAAAAGGCCGTTGGGGGCGGAACAAAGATGACCTACCGCTATTATCTGCAGGACGCCCGATTTGCGGTC
This genomic interval from Treponema primitia ZAS-1 contains the following:
- the cas5e gene encoding type I-E CRISPR-associated protein Cas5/CasD, with translation MLLWFEAPLQSWGADSKFGPRDTMDFPTKSGVLGLLCAALGASGEQRELLAEMAPLRQTVISYVRPGRERETTLMDFHMVGSGYDDSDPWQSLMIPKTAEGKKAVGGGTKMTYRYYLQDARFAVILEVPEKRADSFAEALLNPVFDIYLGRKNCVPTDFVFRDGNIFNTEEDAVAAIAELFEEKKKINKDFDLVEDFRVVSGEADGEILTLNDVPIQFGPVKQYKDRRVTIQPYE